In one window of Desulforhabdus amnigena DNA:
- a CDS encoding efflux RND transporter permease subunit, producing MNPAKASLRYPIVFLILTAMAVAVGLYALRYMPRTEDPTITIRTGLVIALYPGATSEQVEKQVTKTLEKHIFKFPEIRKEKTYSTSRPGLVIINVELENYVKNSDLVWAKIRHEMNETRATELPDGVQGPIVNSDFGDTVAMLLAIHGERYGYRELRDYVDTIQDELRTIREVGKLAMYGQQQEQIWITSDLERLSQYFLDPLNVIQALKQRNTIESSGHFEADRTKIPLHTTGLFNEEEDIRSVLVDVSRTGEPVYIRDFAEVERRYQDPQFVVRYDGEPCLLLSVEMQKGKNIVELGVRIEEVFTRLKSLLPPDIRIDLIANQPEVVKERITHLGHEFMLAIASVVLVTIILLPIRVAVIAALAIPITLCITLGAMNAVGIALHQVSIAALIVVLGIVVDDAIVIADNYIDLLDRKVPREEAGWRCVSEVIVPVLAATATIIFSFLPLVILSGSSGEFIFALPVTVAIALAVSFIVAIFITPIFCKFFIRKGLHDTSGGKEGGSKEKFSILNVIQSVYRAIIVFFMRYKVTAMALGVGAFAAGLLLSTLVPQQFFPSAERNQFVVDVWMGQGARIEATDAVMRRMEAYMKGRKEIEHFATFVGQSAPRFYYNVNPQQPDAAYGQFVVNTHSAKQTPALVEDLRKSFASLVPEALVIVKELQQGSSLEAPVEVRIVGEEIQELKRIGSQVEELLVEVPFSVFVHRDYFNESCMVDVNVNEELANRLGITHSLISKQVDGAFDGVPVSTFWEGDRAVTILLRLAQASRSSFSDVSDAYISSQLTRARVPLRAISTLEPEWQTSRIVRRNGVRTLTVRAFVEDGHYASQLLNAVQSRIEALPLPPGYRIEYGGDKFNTEETMPEMLTALGISLVAIFLTLLIQFRRVTEVLIVMISIPLAMPGAVLGLIITRNPFGFTAFMGLISLCGIVVRNAIILVDYINERIREGHSLEQAATEAGERRLRPIFLTTMAAAAGVTPMILSGSSLWSPLASVLAVGLIWSMFMTLLVVPVLFVIAKSRAVKPSSAAVAAMCIAGLILAANPAFAETKRLTLPEAVELALKGNSAVKIARFKVDEKGKRVAATSADYYPRLSNYSAVVGLSESQLVTVPIPNVGAFPINNTPSPNQGSSSFFVNSTVLSQPLTQLLKIHEATGIARSDQRVAEADARKAENDIILAVHQLYYGLLVARKQKEAAEAGLAAAQESLREAENAVLARNLLEVAVTESRTAVLQNKQSLLAANIRIADFNSELNHLLGLPLETELELSDPGPAKGPVQSRDYYLQAALSGNPEIESAKATVRKAQGGVSAARYEYIPDVTLFAANTYQDGMSFAKDDVGAFGLMMSWDIWDWGKRGAVVCERRAQLSQASENLHRLNEQVTVELDKAYRKLDDAKSMMDVAREALALQQERLRLTSDQLKASTISSAKYAEVAAALKKAESDELQARLAYDFALAELNRIAGTFQR from the coding sequence ATGAACCCGGCAAAGGCATCTCTGCGCTACCCGATAGTTTTTTTGATCCTTACCGCCATGGCCGTTGCGGTCGGACTTTATGCCTTACGGTACATGCCGCGCACCGAAGACCCCACCATCACCATTCGCACCGGCCTGGTCATCGCACTTTATCCCGGTGCAACTTCCGAGCAAGTCGAAAAGCAGGTCACAAAAACCCTGGAAAAACACATTTTCAAGTTTCCCGAAATCCGCAAGGAGAAAACGTATTCAACCAGCCGCCCCGGTCTGGTCATCATCAACGTGGAACTTGAAAATTACGTGAAAAACTCCGACCTCGTGTGGGCCAAAATCCGTCACGAGATGAATGAGACCCGCGCAACCGAGCTACCGGACGGCGTCCAGGGGCCCATCGTAAACTCGGACTTCGGCGACACCGTGGCGATGCTTCTCGCAATACACGGTGAGCGCTATGGCTACCGTGAGTTGCGTGACTACGTGGACACAATTCAAGATGAGCTTCGCACAATTCGTGAAGTGGGCAAGCTGGCCATGTATGGCCAGCAGCAGGAACAAATCTGGATAACGAGCGACCTGGAGCGGTTGTCGCAGTATTTCCTGGACCCGCTTAACGTGATCCAGGCACTGAAACAGCGCAATACCATAGAGAGCTCCGGCCATTTCGAGGCCGACCGCACGAAGATTCCCCTGCACACCACAGGCCTCTTCAATGAGGAAGAAGATATCAGGAGTGTGCTCGTGGACGTCTCCCGAACAGGGGAGCCCGTCTACATTCGCGATTTTGCCGAGGTGGAGCGGAGATACCAGGACCCGCAGTTCGTTGTGCGCTACGACGGCGAGCCGTGCCTGCTGCTGTCCGTTGAGATGCAGAAGGGGAAGAATATAGTAGAGCTCGGCGTTCGAATCGAGGAGGTTTTTACCCGCCTGAAATCCCTGCTGCCGCCGGATATCCGGATCGATCTCATCGCCAATCAGCCTGAGGTCGTCAAGGAGCGAATAACGCATCTCGGCCATGAATTCATGCTGGCCATAGCATCCGTTGTTCTTGTTACGATCATACTGCTGCCCATTCGGGTGGCGGTGATCGCGGCACTCGCCATTCCCATAACGCTCTGCATAACCCTGGGGGCAATGAATGCAGTGGGAATCGCGCTGCATCAGGTTTCTATCGCTGCGCTCATTGTGGTCCTAGGAATCGTCGTGGACGATGCGATTGTGATTGCCGACAATTACATCGATCTTCTCGACCGCAAGGTCCCGAGGGAGGAGGCCGGTTGGCGCTGCGTTTCCGAAGTCATTGTTCCGGTCCTTGCCGCAACCGCGACGATCATCTTTTCTTTCCTGCCCCTGGTGATCCTCTCGGGATCATCCGGCGAGTTTATCTTTGCACTCCCGGTAACGGTCGCCATAGCCCTGGCCGTGTCTTTCATTGTGGCTATCTTCATCACACCGATTTTCTGCAAATTCTTCATCAGGAAAGGGCTCCATGACACCAGCGGCGGCAAGGAGGGCGGAAGCAAGGAAAAATTCAGCATCCTGAATGTGATCCAGTCCGTCTACAGGGCGATCATTGTCTTTTTCATGCGCTATAAGGTCACGGCCATGGCGCTGGGGGTTGGGGCGTTCGCGGCCGGGCTCCTCCTCTCCACACTCGTGCCCCAGCAGTTCTTCCCATCGGCGGAACGCAACCAGTTCGTGGTCGACGTATGGATGGGCCAGGGAGCTCGCATCGAGGCCACGGACGCGGTGATGCGCCGGATGGAGGCGTACATGAAGGGGAGAAAGGAAATCGAGCATTTTGCAACCTTTGTCGGCCAGAGCGCACCGAGGTTTTACTATAACGTCAATCCCCAGCAGCCGGATGCCGCATATGGGCAGTTCGTCGTCAACACGCACTCCGCAAAGCAAACCCCGGCATTGGTGGAAGATCTCCGGAAATCCTTTGCATCGCTGGTCCCCGAAGCGCTGGTCATCGTGAAGGAACTGCAGCAGGGAAGCTCGTTGGAGGCTCCTGTCGAGGTGCGAATCGTGGGTGAGGAGATCCAGGAATTAAAACGCATTGGCTCCCAGGTAGAGGAACTGCTCGTTGAGGTCCCCTTTTCGGTTTTCGTCCACCGTGATTACTTCAACGAATCCTGCATGGTGGACGTAAACGTCAACGAGGAACTGGCAAACCGACTCGGAATAACCCATTCCTTAATATCGAAGCAAGTGGACGGAGCATTCGACGGGGTCCCTGTGAGCACGTTCTGGGAAGGCGACAGGGCGGTCACCATCCTGCTCCGTCTCGCACAGGCGTCCCGCTCCTCTTTCAGCGACGTGAGTGATGCCTACATCAGCTCTCAGTTGACCAGGGCCAGGGTGCCGCTCCGCGCTATCTCTACTTTGGAGCCCGAATGGCAGACCAGCAGGATCGTGCGCCGCAACGGAGTGAGGACCCTGACGGTTAGAGCCTTCGTGGAGGATGGCCATTATGCATCGCAGCTCCTCAATGCGGTCCAATCACGCATAGAGGCGCTGCCGCTTCCGCCGGGGTACAGGATTGAATACGGTGGGGATAAGTTCAACACCGAGGAGACCATGCCCGAGATGCTGACTGCGCTCGGCATAAGCCTTGTCGCCATTTTCCTCACCCTGCTTATACAGTTTAGGCGAGTTACGGAGGTGTTGATCGTCATGATCTCGATTCCTCTCGCAATGCCAGGTGCTGTCCTGGGACTGATCATTACACGCAACCCGTTCGGGTTCACCGCTTTCATGGGGCTCATCAGCTTGTGCGGGATCGTGGTGCGAAACGCAATCATTCTCGTCGATTACATTAACGAGAGAATCCGCGAGGGGCACTCGCTTGAGCAGGCCGCAACGGAGGCGGGGGAGCGCCGACTTCGGCCGATCTTTCTGACAACCATGGCCGCAGCTGCGGGAGTAACGCCCATGATCCTTTCCGGGTCAAGCCTGTGGAGCCCCCTGGCAAGTGTTCTCGCAGTCGGGCTGATCTGGTCCATGTTCATGACTCTGCTTGTCGTCCCGGTGCTGTTCGTAATAGCCAAGTCGCGAGCCGTAAAGCCTTCTTCCGCTGCCGTGGCGGCCATGTGCATCGCGGGATTGATTCTCGCGGCGAATCCGGCATTTGCGGAAACAAAGCGCCTCACCCTGCCCGAGGCGGTCGAACTGGCGCTGAAAGGGAATTCAGCAGTCAAGATTGCCCGCTTCAAAGTGGACGAGAAAGGGAAGAGGGTGGCTGCCACATCGGCCGACTATTATCCACGCCTGTCCAACTATTCCGCGGTCGTGGGGCTTTCCGAGTCACAACTGGTGACCGTACCTATCCCGAATGTTGGCGCATTTCCAATCAATAATACACCCTCTCCAAATCAGGGTTCTTCATCTTTTTTCGTCAACAGTACGGTTCTCAGTCAACCGTTGACGCAGCTCCTAAAGATTCATGAAGCCACTGGAATTGCGCGATCTGACCAGAGGGTGGCGGAGGCGGACGCAAGAAAGGCGGAAAATGACATCATTCTTGCCGTACACCAACTCTACTACGGCCTTCTTGTGGCCCGGAAACAGAAGGAGGCCGCGGAGGCCGGGCTGGCGGCGGCCCAGGAAAGCCTGCGCGAGGCCGAAAATGCGGTCCTTGCCAGGAACCTGCTTGAGGTGGCGGTAACCGAGAGCCGCACTGCCGTCCTGCAAAACAAGCAATCCCTTCTGGCGGCAAATATCCGGATAGCGGACTTCAATTCCGAACTGAACCATCTGCTTGGGTTGCCTCTCGAGACGGAACTAGAGCTATCCGATCCTGGTCCCGCCAAGGGGCCTGTTCAAAGTCGTGATTACTACCTGCAGGCGGCGCTTTCCGGTAACCCGGAGATTGAATCCGCCAAAGCCACGGTGAGAAAGGCCCAGGGCGGGGTGAGTGCTGCTCGCTACGAGTATATTCCCGATGTAACTCTTTTTGCTGCAAATACATACCAGGATGGTATGTCCTTTGCGAAGGATGATGTCGGCGCATTTGGGCTCATGATGTCCTGGGATATCTGGGACTGGGGCAAACGCGGAGCCGTTGTCTGCGAGCGCAGGGCCCAGCTCTCACAAGCCAGTGAGAACCTGCACAGGTTAAATGAGCAGGTGACGGTCGAACTGGACAAGGCATACAGGAAACTTGATGATGCAAAAAGCATGATGGATGTTGCCCGGGAGGCGCTCGCACTTCAGCAGGAAAGGTTGCGCCTGACGTCTGACCAGCTCAAGGCCTCCACCATCAGCTCTGCAAAATATGCTGAAGTAGCGGCGGCACTGAAAAAGGCGGAATCAGACGAGCTCCAGGCGCGCCTGGCCTACGACTTTGCCCTCGCAGAACTCAATCGCATCGCGGGAACATTTCAGCGCTGA
- a CDS encoding DUF3141 domain-containing protein, which translates to MTKETKTPSSASDASATASRNLAWQWPTPDLPGQALSYLVDTWQRSLLFCDVMRRRGNICIEHEKAGQPPVLVFKYETVVDGRTLDRPANYALVRIVPPAEHPTDPVKRPIVVIDPRAGHGPGVAGSKIASEIGIALRSRHPCYFVMFFSKPCSGQTIESVTRAEAVFLEKVNELHPHAEGKPFVIGNCQGGWALMILAAVAPELFGPILLAGSPVSYWAGVEGENPMRYSGGLLGGSWLSSFASDLGNGIFDGSYLVRNFENLNPSNTLWGKQYNLYSKIDTEAERFLDFEKWWGGYFYLNKQEIEWIVQNLFVGNKLSANQVTSADGKTIVNLYNIRSPIVVFASWGDNITPPQQALNWIPDLYRSVDEIRAHEQTIIYCLHEKAGHLGIFVSAAVADREYTELITAVDLIDALPPGLYEAIIEDTKPDMPHHELIDGRYLVRFEMRTIEDILALGDGRAHERPFEVVKRVAEINQGLYDTFLSPWVQAMSNKMTAYWWRMLQPDRLQRYMCSDMNPAMWPLRAVAEIVRKQRKPVSSDNPFLELEGHVSERIMDSLNTYRDTRDAWCERIFKLIYESPWMASMVGLKGGSAQQGAPRYEDWLRNELERLKKLENESFIEQGDLLEAAVRMLLYQDRDIQVVDERPFRLAQQLIREAPADERPTLAQLKQALKRQWFILLMDEERAINALPKLLPDPDRRALALELVYRIATARTGKLEDSQQVRFRKIEEILGVSISSDQTPPLRMM; encoded by the coding sequence ATGACAAAGGAAACCAAGACCCCGTCTTCTGCCTCAGATGCTTCAGCCACAGCATCCAGGAATCTTGCTTGGCAATGGCCGACTCCCGATCTCCCAGGCCAGGCCCTCTCATACCTGGTTGACACCTGGCAGCGGAGTCTACTATTCTGCGATGTGATGCGCCGACGCGGCAATATCTGTATCGAACATGAAAAGGCAGGACAGCCGCCCGTCCTCGTGTTCAAGTATGAAACGGTTGTGGATGGACGCACTCTCGACCGGCCCGCCAACTATGCGCTTGTTCGAATCGTTCCTCCCGCTGAGCATCCCACAGACCCCGTGAAGCGCCCGATTGTGGTGATCGACCCGAGGGCGGGCCATGGACCGGGTGTCGCCGGATCCAAGATAGCGAGCGAAATAGGTATAGCCCTTCGCTCCAGGCACCCCTGTTATTTTGTAATGTTCTTTTCTAAGCCATGCTCGGGACAGACCATAGAATCGGTGACAAGAGCCGAGGCCGTGTTCCTGGAGAAGGTTAACGAGCTGCATCCCCATGCCGAAGGCAAGCCGTTCGTGATCGGCAACTGCCAGGGCGGCTGGGCGCTGATGATTCTCGCGGCCGTGGCGCCGGAACTGTTCGGCCCGATTCTGCTCGCGGGATCTCCAGTCTCATACTGGGCAGGTGTGGAAGGAGAAAATCCCATGCGCTACAGCGGGGGGCTCCTTGGCGGGTCATGGCTTTCTTCTTTTGCGAGCGACCTTGGAAACGGCATCTTTGACGGCAGCTACCTCGTTCGGAATTTTGAAAACCTCAATCCTTCGAATACGCTTTGGGGCAAACAATACAATCTTTACTCGAAAATAGATACCGAGGCCGAGCGCTTTCTCGATTTCGAAAAATGGTGGGGCGGATACTTTTACCTCAACAAGCAGGAAATCGAATGGATCGTCCAGAACCTTTTCGTGGGCAACAAGCTCTCCGCAAACCAGGTTACCTCGGCCGATGGGAAGACCATCGTCAATCTTTACAACATTCGCTCGCCGATTGTCGTATTCGCTTCCTGGGGCGACAATATCACTCCGCCGCAACAGGCTCTGAACTGGATCCCGGACCTCTACAGGAGTGTGGACGAGATCCGCGCACACGAGCAGACAATCATCTACTGCCTCCATGAGAAGGCCGGCCATCTCGGGATCTTCGTTTCGGCCGCAGTGGCCGACCGGGAGTATACGGAGCTGATCACCGCAGTGGATTTGATAGATGCACTGCCGCCGGGGCTCTACGAAGCCATAATAGAAGATACTAAACCCGACATGCCGCATCATGAGCTGATCGACGGGCGATATCTGGTCAGATTCGAGATGCGCACCATCGAGGATATCCTCGCCCTTGGCGATGGGCGCGCTCACGAACGGCCTTTCGAGGTCGTAAAGAGAGTCGCCGAAATAAACCAGGGCCTCTATGATACTTTCCTCTCGCCCTGGGTGCAGGCGATGTCAAATAAGATGACCGCCTACTGGTGGCGCATGCTACAGCCGGATCGCCTGCAACGCTACATGTGTTCCGACATGAATCCTGCGATGTGGCCGTTAAGGGCAGTTGCGGAAATTGTTCGCAAACAGCGCAAACCGGTTTCTTCCGACAACCCCTTCCTCGAGCTCGAAGGGCACGTCTCGGAAAGAATTATGGATTCACTCAACACCTACCGTGATACTAGGGACGCATGGTGCGAACGCATCTTTAAATTGATTTATGAATCACCCTGGATGGCTTCGATGGTTGGACTTAAAGGCGGCAGCGCACAACAGGGAGCACCGCGGTACGAAGACTGGCTCCGCAATGAATTGGAGCGTCTAAAGAAGCTGGAGAACGAGTCCTTTATTGAACAGGGTGATCTGCTCGAGGCGGCTGTTCGGATGCTGCTTTACCAGGACCGCGACATCCAGGTGGTGGACGAGCGTCCCTTCCGCCTGGCCCAGCAGCTCATCCGCGAGGCTCCCGCCGACGAGCGGCCGACCCTCGCACAGTTGAAACAAGCCTTAAAGAGGCAGTGGTTCATTCTGCTTATGGATGAGGAGCGGGCAATAAACGCTTTGCCGAAACTGCTGCCCGATCCCGACCGGCGCGCTCTGGCGCTTGAACTTGTTTACAGGATCGCCACTGCAAGGACCGGCAAGCTGGAGGATTCACAGCAGGTCAGGTTCAGAAAGATCGAAGAGATCCTGGGCGTGAGCATCTCGAGCGATCAAACTCCACCACTGAGAATGATGTAA
- a CDS encoding efflux RND transporter periplasmic adaptor subunit, which produces MRFLSAVSFVSILFVLTACSQDKSVEPPAAKPTPIKTGKVRHVQEREFVSVSGTVTSPDDPVPVSFLVSGKVIEVGPREGDYVKKGQFLAAIDPVDYKLSLQAASAQAGQAKVALARSKDEYARMKFLYESRSLAQNDFEKYRAAWLSAKEQVDQAIANQKLAQKRLTDASLYAPADGFISKRSIEPGQTASSGNPVFEIVKLDPVEINVGVPETDIHLVRVGQTAAVTIPAMPTESFEGKVRVINVSADPNTRTYMTRILVPNPAHILRVGMVAEARIEGDRTIELMTLPAETILRDPQGATIVFVYYPEQQRVYAKRVERGAVYGREIAIQSGLSGDETIVFAGQEKLRDGTIVSLVDETAPGGPQNPLRKEEVRQ; this is translated from the coding sequence ATGCGATTCTTATCTGCCGTAAGCTTCGTTTCAATCCTATTTGTGTTGACCGCCTGTTCCCAGGACAAAAGTGTGGAGCCGCCCGCGGCCAAACCGACCCCGATCAAAACGGGGAAGGTGCGGCACGTGCAAGAGCGCGAATTCGTGTCGGTGAGCGGTACGGTGACGTCGCCTGACGATCCGGTGCCGGTTTCTTTTCTGGTCTCGGGGAAAGTGATCGAAGTGGGGCCTCGGGAGGGCGATTACGTTAAAAAGGGACAATTCCTCGCAGCTATTGACCCGGTTGACTACAAGCTCTCGCTACAGGCCGCATCCGCGCAGGCCGGACAGGCAAAAGTCGCCCTCGCTCGCAGTAAGGACGAGTACGCCAGGATGAAATTCCTGTATGAGTCCAGGAGCCTCGCGCAAAACGACTTTGAAAAATACAGGGCGGCCTGGTTGAGCGCCAAAGAGCAGGTGGATCAGGCCATCGCCAATCAAAAGCTGGCCCAAAAGCGCCTTACAGATGCATCGCTCTACGCTCCCGCCGACGGTTTCATCTCGAAGCGATCCATCGAGCCGGGCCAGACCGCAAGCTCCGGGAACCCTGTTTTCGAGATCGTGAAGCTCGATCCCGTGGAGATCAACGTCGGTGTACCGGAAACCGACATTCATCTCGTCAGGGTCGGCCAGACGGCGGCGGTCACGATCCCGGCTATGCCTACGGAATCGTTCGAGGGGAAGGTGCGGGTCATTAACGTCTCGGCGGACCCCAATACCCGAACGTACATGACGAGGATCCTGGTTCCCAATCCCGCTCATATCCTCCGGGTCGGGATGGTTGCCGAGGCCAGGATCGAGGGGGACAGGACGATCGAGCTCATGACCCTTCCGGCCGAGACCATCCTGCGGGACCCGCAGGGAGCCACGATTGTTTTTGTTTACTACCCCGAGCAGCAGCGTGTCTATGCCAAGCGGGTCGAAAGGGGAGCCGTTTACGGACGTGAGATTGCGATACAAAGCGGCCTTTCAGGGGACGAGACCATCGTTTTTGCGGGCCAGGAGAAGCTTCGGGACGGAACCATCGTCTCATTGGTGGATGAAACTGCCCCTGGAGGACCACAAAACCCGCTAAGAAAAGAAGAGGTGCGGCAATGA
- a CDS encoding DUF1003 domain-containing protein, with amino-acid sequence MTDRHDWHACVICGKSFPRVDLFPCAAVRDGIVNRITRDHRTWTQDGFICKQDLIRYGVDHVHSLLESEKGELTNIEEQILHSIREHELVARNIDTEFESGRSFGERLADGFARFGGSWTFILSFGAFLALWIVMNTLVLGLHPPDPYPFILLNLLLSCLAAIQAPVIMMSQNRQEAKDRLRSQNDYLINLKAELEIRNLHEKLDHLLSHQWDRLAQIQEIQLDLLSAIFKRE; translated from the coding sequence ATGACTGATAGACATGACTGGCATGCATGCGTGATCTGCGGAAAGAGCTTCCCTCGAGTGGATCTTTTTCCATGCGCTGCCGTGAGAGACGGCATTGTGAATCGGATTACCCGCGATCACCGCACCTGGACACAGGACGGCTTCATCTGTAAACAGGACCTCATAAGGTACGGGGTTGATCATGTCCATTCCCTCCTCGAGTCCGAAAAGGGGGAGCTCACAAACATTGAGGAGCAAATCCTGCACAGCATCCGGGAGCATGAACTGGTCGCAAGGAACATCGACACAGAGTTCGAGAGCGGGCGGTCTTTCGGCGAGAGACTGGCGGATGGGTTTGCAAGATTTGGCGGGAGTTGGACCTTTATATTGTCTTTTGGCGCCTTCCTTGCGCTTTGGATCGTGATGAATACCCTGGTGCTCGGTCTGCACCCCCCGGATCCGTATCCATTCATCCTGCTGAACCTTCTTCTTTCGTGTCTCGCTGCAATCCAGGCACCCGTTATCATGATGAGTCAGAATCGCCAGGAGGCAAAAGACCGGCTGCGCTCACAGAACGATTACCTGATCAATCTCAAGGCAGAGCTCGAAATTCGCAATCTCCATGAGAAGCTGGATCACCTCCTTTCGCATCAGTGGGATCGGCTTGCGCAGATACAGGAAATCCAACTCGATCTCTTGTCTGCGATTTTTAAGAGAGAATGA